The window TGTAGATAACTTTATCCTTATTTAAGGTAGAGTTGTTGCTTCcatattttatttaagtttgaaaAAAGACTTCCAGCATGACAAGGTATGAGCATAGAGCCCTTAACCTATGTCTTGATGTGGGTTGAACAAGGATGACTGTGGACATGAACATAGTGACTATTGAGTGGTTGGTAAAAGTTGAGACGGTTCGGGTGGTGATTCGGGCTTTTAGTAATGAATGGGGTGATCCAGAAGTGTTACCaaacaataactttttttaattttttatgggtttttaaatttaattaattttattactttagaatttttttttgaccAAATCGATTAAGGGGAGATTGCAGCATTTAATTGGTTTTGTTCATGGGTCATACAGTCGATTGGATTTAAGTCAGGTCACTAGTTTTACCGGGTTACGATTCAAATTAAATGAAATGATCCTTTGATGCAAAAGAAAAGGCATAAATGGGATTGTTCAATGCATAATATATAGTTAGAGcattattttataagttttaagtaaaataaaataattgaataTTATTTACTGCAGATAACCGTGTAATGTtataaaaatcatcgtgcatcattatatataattctgTTTCGTGAATATTCTTGCATCAAATTTATTATGGtctttcattatttattttaccttaatacttgttttacaataaataACTccttattttatatacttaataattaatatcaCATCGTTGACTTTTGTATTATATACTTGCATTTTAAAGCCTTTGTTTGTTCATATTTCGGTGAGATCGATGTAGTAGCTAATATTCCattcttttaatttcttgtttATTATCATCTTTGACATGCATTACGTTCCTCTACATATTATAATTGGGCTAATTAGTTAAAAAGGTATCTTACTCGTAACTTTTTACCATAACATGACCTGAACTTTTTTTCAACTAATGCAAGGACCAATGTGACAGAGTGCATCTGATTTGAGTGCCAAAACCGCCATCCGGTTTGATGAGATATACGACGAGGTGgttttgtgtgtttttctcTTTGATAGTACCAAGTAATCTCCACGTGGacactatatctatataatatcatttgattatatctgtatctataaatcatgtttataaaaaatacgagtataatCAGTATATATGAAAGAGataactttttcttttgcttCTGTTTGTTGATCATATAATCTGTGGTGAATTTGATTGGATTTTGGGAGATGCTTAGATTGAGAAAAATGAAAACCAAAGATTTTAATTGGATTCTGTTACTTAGAAAAATGAATTGAGATATATGGGATCAAGGATAGAGAATGTTATTTACCgattttattttcagttttttaagttttcatcAGGTAATAAGAAATAAGAAATACATGTGGTATTTTTAAAACTCTTGTTAGACGGTGTTTACACCAATGATATTGTTTACATTAGGTGGAAAAAAAGTTCAGGTTATGTTTTAGTAAAAAGTGACGAGTAAGATACCTTTTTAACTAATTAGCCCGGCCTATTATAATTCATCattattcatcatatatattttgtgatGAGTGTGTGTTATAGTCTGATAGACATGTATGTGAACCAACAGTTTTTACATCTAACGCGTTCTTTTGATGTACGTTGTTCATTTGGATGAATCAATCCAACAATTTGGGTTGTGATCATCAAATTAGGCGTCACCTCGACAAAAagagagtatatatattatataagtaaGCTAGATTTATGACCAAAGTGACATAGTATATGGCAAAAGTCGTTATAATATATAGAAACAACTCAACAACAGTACTATATGAAGCAAAACAACATTACAATAAAAAGAGACCGACATAATTAAACAGTCATATATGTCTTCTTCAAAAGAAAACACtgctgtttattataatttttattataattcatctatatatatatgcttttaaacttTCAAACCCAAGCATCTTTCTCTGAtgcttatttatatatatcttatccTTAACTACTGCaccctgcaaaaaaaaaaaaaattcaagaacatgtcaatacaaattttttaatttgttaagttAGTGCATGTATTTGCACTATATAAGTGAAGAAAGTATAtatgtacttatatataaaattgaagAAGTTAAAAATACTATAGTAAAATACAACTGATTTAACATACTTGGCACAATCAGTGGTTGGGCTGATCTTGTAAGGGATACTGACACCACACTTGCCAGGAAGGCTGGCGGCATAGCCAGCATTAACGCCAGACGATGCACGCTTTAAGCAATTACAGACAGCCTGACGATCAGGTGTTGTTTGTGCTGCCGCTTTTAGTGATTTAACACCACTGCAACATGCTGGAGGCACGACACCACCCTTCTGTAGGT is drawn from Erigeron canadensis isolate Cc75 chromosome 9, C_canadensis_v1, whole genome shotgun sequence and contains these coding sequences:
- the LOC122581348 gene encoding non-specific lipid-transfer protein-like, producing the protein MATKVMMFLCIVVTCMLLAAPNAEAAISCGQVTSKLAPCITYLQKGGVVPPACCSGVKSLKAAAQTTPDRQAVCNCLKRASSGVNAGYAASLPGKCGVSIPYKISPTTDCAKVQ